GATAGAGCCGGGCCCGGATCCGGCCCCGTACCGGCACGGGCGCCACGTCGGCGAACTCCAGCACGGCGGAGGGTTCTTGGCGCGGGGCACAGACGGCCGCCGTGAGCAGGGCGCTGTCATCGGGCACCGCCAGCCGGACGGCGCCGTCGTCGGTCACCGTGTGCGCGCCGACGTACTCCTCGCGGGCGCCGTCCGCGGTCACCGCGCACGACCAGGCGGCGGCCAGCACCGACCGTGCCCGTTCCGCCGCGCCGGGTGCGGCCGTCCAGTCCTGCGTGTCACCCATACCGAGACCTCCTTAGGTAAGCCTTGCCTAACTTATCGGAGATCGGGGCGCGCGCCAACCGCACCGCACCGGCGGAGAGGATCAGGCAGGGGGCAGGCGGGGGTCAGGCGATGACGCCCAACAGCGCCCGCGCGCACAGGTCGCGCACCTGCTCGCGGGTCAACTCCCCGTCGCGCAGCCATTCCAGGCACACGGCCGTGGTGAAGGCGAGCCAGCCGCGCACGGCCAGGCGGACCTGCGGGGCGCCCTCGAAGGCGGGCCCGAACTCGGGGTCGGCGGCGAGCGCGGCGAGGATCTGCCGCTCCTGGGCGGCCAGGGCCCGCTGGTAGACCCGGCGTACGGCCTGGTCGCCGGCCGCGTCGGCGCGGTGGAAGGCGCGGAAGCCGTGGGCGTGGGCCTGGACGTAACCGAGGTAGGTGTCGAGGCCGGCGGTGAGCTGCTCGCGCACCGGCACACCGGGTACGGCCGCGGTCATGCGCAGCATCCGCTCGCTCTCGCGCTCCACGACCGCCGCGAAGAAGTCCCGCTTGGTCGGGAAGTAGTGGTACAGCAGCCCCCGGGAGACCCCGGCGATCTCGGCGACCTGCTCGATCCAGACGTCGTCGTAGGGGCTCTCCGAGAACAGCTTCGCACCGACCGACAGCAGCTGCTCGCGGCGCTCCTCGGTGCTGAGTCTGCGTCGGGCGCGCTCCCCCTGGTTCGCGGGCATGACGTCACTTTACTTGACGTGGGTTCAACAAGCGGACCACACTGAAGCCGTTATTGAATCCACGTACAACACGCGGCCGCTGGATCAAGGGAGATCGGCGTCATGGCGGAGACGACGCAGAGGACGCACACGACGGACGCGGGCCTGCCGAAGGGCTTCCGGAGCGCCGAACAGGGCTGGCCCGAGCTGCACCGCATTCCGCATCCGCCCCGTCGGCTGCCCCTGCTCGGCGATGTGCTCGGCGCCGACCGGCGCAAGCCGGTGCAGGACTCCATACGCTTCGCACGCGAGCTGGGGCCGATCTTCCGGCGGCGGGCCTTCGGCAAGGAGTTCGTGTTCGTGTGGGGCGCGCCGCTGGCCGCGGATCTGGCCGACGAGTCCCGGTTCGCCAAGCACGTGGGGCTGGGCGTGGCCAATCTGCGGCCGGTCGCCGGGGACGGCCTGTTCACCGCCTACAACCACGAGCCCAACTGGCAGCTGGCGCACGACGTCCTGGCCCCCGGTTTCAGCCGGGAGGCCATGGAGGGCTACCACGGGATGATGCTCGCGGTCGCGGGACGGCTGACCGGGCACTGGGACCGTGAGGCGGCGGCCGGGCGCTCGGTGGACGTGCCCGGGGACATGACCAAGCTGACCCTGGAGACGATCGCGCGGACCGGGTTCGGGCACGACTTCGGCTCCTTCGAGCGGGACCGGCCGCACCCCTTCGTCACCGCGATGGTCGGCACGCTCAGCTACGCCCAGCGTCTGAACAGCCTGCCCGCACCGCTGGCTCCGCTACTGCTGCGCACCGCCGCCCGGCGCAACGCGGCCGACATGGCCTACCTGAACAGGACGGTCGACGACCTGGTCGCCGAGCGGCGCCGGTCCGGCCGCGGGGACGGTGACCTGCTGGACCGGATGCTGCAGACGGCGCACCCGGAGACGGGTGAGAAGCTGTCGGCGCAGAACGTCCGCAAGCAGGTGATCACGTTCCTGGTCGCCGGCCACGAGACCACCTCGGGCGCCCTGTCCTTCGCCCTGTACTACCTCGCCCGGCACCCCGAGATCGCCGCCCGGGCCCGCGCCGAGGTGGCCCGTGTCTGGGGCGACACCGAGCGGCCCGGCTACGACCAGGTCGCCAAGCTGCGCTACGTCCGCCGGGTGCTGGACGAGTCGCTGCGCCTGTGGCCGACGGCCCCGGCCTTCGCCCGCGAGGCCCGGCAGGATACCGTCCTCGCCGGCGAGCACCCGATGCTCCGGGGCGCGTGGGCACTGGTGCTGACACCGATGCTGCACCGCGACCCGGAGGTCTGGGGCGAGGACGCCGAGCGGTTCGACCCGGACCGCTTCGAGGCGGCGGCCGTACGATCCCGTCCCCCGCACACCTTCAAGCCCTTCGGCACCGGCGCCCGCGCCTGCATCGGCCGCCAGTTCGCCCTCCACGAGGCGACACTGGTCCTCGGCCTGCTGCTCCGCCGCTACGACCTGCGAGCCGACCCCGCTTACCGCCTGACCGTCACCGAACGGCTGACGGTGATTCCGGAGGGGCTGCGGCTGGGGCTGGAACCGCGCCCGGCGCCGACGCGAGCAGCGGAAGGCACCCTGGCGGCGACGCCCGAAACGAGCACGCCGGAGACATGCCCGGCACACGCCGTCCCCGCTCCGGACGTCCACCGCCGCATGCAGTAGGCACGTCGGAGGTCCCTGGGCACGCCGAGGGGCACGGGGCTGTGTCCGAAACCGATACGGCGTCCGAGCCGACGCTTCGAACGCACCGGGCGCGATGAGCACGTCACGTCCGAGGCCGCCGCGGCGCCGGCCGCCCACCTCGCTGGGGAGAGGGACGCGCCCGGCGGGGCGGCCCTGTCTCAGTCGGCCGCAGGCCAGTGCGCCGGGCGCGTGACGGACTTCGGCAGACGAGTACCGCCGCTGCCGCGGGCCGCGTTGAGCTGGGGCTGGGTGAGGAAGAAGGCGCCGGTGAGGTCGGCGTCGGTCAGGTCGGCGTCGCGCAGATCGGCACCGATCATGTCCGCCTCGCGCAGATCCGCGCCGGTGAGGTCTGCGGCGATGAGATAGGCGCCGCGCAGACTCGCCCCGCGCAGATCGGCGCCCCGCAGCCGGGCCCCGATGAGATCGGCGCCCCGGCGGTCCTTGGCCTTGCCCTTCTTGCCTTTCCCGGAGAGGGCACCGGCCCGGGCCAGTTCGCTGGTCCGCAGCAGCAGCACGTTGACCTGCTGCCGGTGCGCGGCCACGTCCAGTGCGGCCAGTTCCTCGGGGGTCTGAAGGGTCAGCCGCTCGGTCTCCTCCAGCGCCCGCCGCAGCTCGGGATGGACGGGGCGGGCGGCGGGCAGGCCGAGCGCCTCGGTCAGGTACCACAGCAGCTCGTGCAACTGCCGTACGACCGGGAACACGTCGAACATCCGGCGCGCGTGCTCCTTCGGCCCGGTACGCCAGTCCTGCCCGCCGAAGGTGACTTGCGAGACCTTCTGCCCGGCGCCGAAGCAGTCGTAGACCGTGCAGCCGGTGAAGCCCTTCTTCCGCAGGTCGGCGTGGATACCGCAGCGGTGGTCGCCCCCCAGGTTCGGGCACGGCTTCCCGGCGGGCTTGTTCAGCGCGAAGTCCGCGGACGCGGCGAAGGGCAGGGCGACACAGCACAGCCCGAAGCAGCGCGCGCAGTCCCCACGCAGGTCCCCCGCAGGGCCGGCTGTCTGATCTGGCATGAGGGACAGCTTACTGACCTGCGAAGGCATGCTTCCGCCAGCCGCGGGAGCCCTGGCCGGCCGGTGTCCGCCGTCAGGACGCGGAGCTGCGCCACGCCCTGTCACCCAGCAGCGCAGCTCGCAGTGCGGTGTGCGCCAGCCGCAGTGCTCCGCGCATGCCGCTGAGGAGGATGCGCGGCCCTTCGCGGCCGGCGGTGGCCGCCAGCGCCGCGTTGACGGCCACCCCCGCCGTCTGCACCAGGGTGCGGGTCAACAGCGGCGTACCCACCTCTGCGGCGAAGGTCTGCTCGGAGACCCGGCACTCGTTGAGCAGCCGTTCGGCGTCCGCCGCCGTCACCGTCGGCTGCCCACAGTCCCGCTCGAACTCGGTGGCCTCAGGAGCCGCGCCGGCCTCCCTGTCGCGTTTCGCCTGCAGGGCGACGCACGGCAGCTCTTCCGCCGCGATGAGGCGTTGCAGGGCGCGTGCCACCCACAGGGAGGTGAGCGGCAGACTGCTGCCGCACCGGTGCGCGGACGGAGCACCGAGAAAGGCCAGCTCGTCACGGATCGCGTCCCCCTGGGACTCGGGCAGCTCACCGGCTATGCGGGCCAGCTCGCCGAGGACGAAGTCGCGGGCGTCGTCGCCGGCGGCGCGTGTGCGGGCCAGCTGGGACAGCCGCTGCGGGGACAGCAGGATGTGCACCAGCCATCCGGCACCGTCCAGGCGTCCCCACATCCAGTCGTTGGCCCGCCAGGAGCGCTTGTAGAAGGCCCCGAAGTGGTGGAGCTGCAAGCCGGTGAGCTTGTCGGCGGCCAGGCTCCGAGGGTCGAGAAGGGTGCGGGTGTCCGCGCTGACCTGCACCAGTTCCACCGTCTGCGGCGCCACCAGCTCCCCCGGGGAGAAGATCCGCTGGGCCGTCTGCAGGAAGAACAGCCGGCGTGCGACGGTCCCGGCCGGTGCGGGCGCCGATGCCACGGGCGCCGCGAGGAACGCCAGCAGTGGCCCCGCGAGCCCCGGCTCCACCAGGGACTTCCGTGCCGCGAGCACGATCTGGGCGAGCTGCTGCCACGACTGCGCCCACTGGCGGGCGGTGGCCTCGATACGTCCGTACGCCTCCTCCAGTGCCGCATCGACCGGCAGCGGGTCTGGCCCGCCGCGGCCGGAAGGCAGCTCGAGCAGGTCACCGACCGCGGTGACGGACTGCCCAGGACCCTGGCCCGGCCGGTTCCCGGCATTCTCGAGGACCTGTGCGGCAAGGCCGTCGAGTGTCCCCCGTATGCCTGGCGAGGCCTTGCCGCGGGCATCGTGCAGTACGCCGAGCACGGTGGCCCTGGCGCCGTCGAGGGGAGCCAGGCCGAAGCGGGCCAGTGTGCCGTAGAGGTCCGGCGCGTCCGGGGCGGGAAGCGTCATGGGGATGTTCGCCCGCAGTGCGGCTCCGATCGTGTGCGCCAGGTCCTCCAGATCGCTGCCGTACCCGGCCGGCCGCTGGTTCCGGGCCCGTCGTCCCGTGGTGCGGGCCAGGTTCCGCTGGGCGGCCGACCGCGCGTGGTCGTGGATCCAGCCGTCGCGGTACTGGGCATACATCTCGTCCTCGGTCGTGGCGTCGTCGGGCGGGACCAGGCGCACGAGCCACTCCTCACGGCGGCGGCGAGCCGTCACCCGGTCGTTGTGGTCCGCGAGCGCCTTGAGTTCGCCGGAGACGGTCTGCGACAGGGCGGCATCGAGGTCCCTGAGCAGGGCCGGGCCCATGCCCGGCACGCCCGTTGCCTGCGCGGCGTGCCGGACGGGCGGGGTCCCGACACAGGGCACCACGTAGGTGAGCACACGCCGCACCTCTTTCCCGGCGGGCCGGTCGAAGATGGCCTGCAGGGCGGGCCCGAGGGGCCGGTTGGCCAGCAGTCCGCCGTCCGCGCAGAACTGGGTCGCGCAACCGGCGGCGAGGTAGGCGCTCATGTCGGGGTGGCTCGCCGGTCTCGCCGTGCCGACGGGGACGTACGCCGGCTCGAAGGCCACCGGGAAGGAGGCGCTGGCCCGGGCCGCCAGTGCCAGCGCGTCCTGTACGCCGTCCTTGGCGAGGTCTTCGGGCGCGAAGGTGAACAGGCCATGGTGATCCACGTCCCGGACGGCGGTGCCGTAGTCGTCCCGGAAGGTGCGCTGAACGCCGTCCAGCAGGGTGGTCGTGATGAACACATGGGTCGGGCTTGCCGCGCCGTGGGGCGACGGCAGCCCTTCCAACGCCTTGCGCAGCCCTGTCAGCAGGACGTCGTCGCCCTTCAGCAACGACGGCGGCGCCGGCTCGGACGGGGATCGCAGCAGGCCGCCCAACGCCCCTTCGTCCAGCCACAGATCACGCAACCCGCCCAGATCGGATCCCCGGGCGTTGGCCAGGCCCAGACATGCCGCGTTGATGCCGCCCGCGCTGGTGCCGGACAACACGTCGAGGCGTACGTCCAGTCGCAACAGTTCGAGCAGTTCCCGGTATTTCGCCCGTACCTGTCCGCCGTCGGTGGCGTTGGCGTGGGCCTGCGTCAGAAGGTTCATCTCCCGGGCCACCCCGCCCATCCAGACGGCGAGGCTCACGCCGCCCGTGAAGACCGCCGCCAGCCTGAGTTCCACCGGTGTGAGCTGTGTCGATGTGTCGTTCATGCCGCCACCATGACTTTCGTCGTGACGTCCGCGATGACCGTGATGTGATGGAACTGCTTCGGCGTTCCGGGCGGATGTGCGTGGCCGCGAAGGCGCGCTGCCCGGACGGACGTCCGGGGCGACGGTGCGACCTTGAATTCCCTCAGCAGAAGGGCTGGGTGTCCTTTGTGGCGCTCGACGGCGCAGCCGATATGTCCATCGGCGAGTGGATTTCAATAATACGCCGAACCGTTGCGCCCGGCTATCGGCCGAACACCTCGAAGGCCACCGCCGGTGCGCCGCCGAAGCGTTCGGCGGCGGTCGAGGTCTGCGCGGTCAGGAAGTCACGGACATATGTCTCGCGATCCTGATCGGTCAACGCCTCGATGTACGTGCGGTGTTCGAGCAGTGAGCGCACCGCCCGCTCCAGGCCGGGCCCCGCGTCGACCGCGTGCGTGGGCCGGCTGGAGCCGGCGATCGCCACCCAGCGGACGCCGTCGAAGGGCTCCAGGCCCTGCTCGCCGAGTTCGGGGAAGATCCACCGGTTGCCGGCGTCCGCCACGGCGTCCGGGGTGGCCCGCCCGACGGCGACGTGGTCCGGGGTGTTCCAGACGACGTCGCCCCAGGTGTCCCGGTGGTTGAGGGTGAGGACGGTTTCGCCGCCGCGATCCGCCGGCCGAGGAACTCCACCGTGCCGAAGCCGACGACACCCGCGCTCGCCCGCTGCTCGCGCTCGCGCAGCGGGCCGCAGGTCGCGGGGTCCAGGGTGTCGATGCCCGCCTCGCCACGGATGGCCAGCACATAGGTGACCTCACGGCCGCCGTCGGTCCAGGCCGCGACGGCCGCCGAGCATCCGTACTCCAGGTCGTCGGGGTGCGCCACCACCGCCGGCGCACGCCGCCAGTCGTCGGGCATGGGCTGGAGCTGGGTGATCTCGGACTCGGTCATGGGCGGAGGACCATGCGCTGCGCCTGGGAGCAGGAGCGGACTTGCGTGGTCCACCCTCAAACGATGCACGTGGCCGGCCCTCGGGGCTGCGGGCCCCAGGCGTCCGGATCCTTCGCGCCTCACGCCTCGTCGCGTGCCATCGCCAGCAGTCGGTCCAGGACTCGCGGGGCGCCGGATCGCAGGCCGTCGTGTTCGAACTCGTTCGTGACCCAGGTGCGCAGGCCGTGGATCGCGTGGGCGGTCGCCAGGGAGTGCGCGGTGTCGACGTACATGTCGTCGTGGTAGACGGCCGCGACGACCGGGACCTCGTTGGCGGCGAGGCGGGCGGGGTCGTACAGGGGCTGCCAGTCGGTGTGGGCGGCGAGCAGTTCGGCCGTTTCGCGCAGAGGGCGCAGGGCCGGGTCGGTGTCGAACATCCAGGGGTGGATCGTCTCGCCGGTGAACAGCACCGGGCCGTCGCCCGTGAGGGCCTTCGCCGCGTCGAACTGCGGGAACTCGGCGCGGATCCGCTCGGCGGCCCAGGCGGTGGGGCGGGTGTCCTGGCCGTAGATCGACTCGTGGACGAGGGCGTAGAGGGGGTGGCCTGCGTACGACAGCAGGGACTGGGCCTGTTCCTGGAAGGCGTCGGACAGCTCCAGGCCGAACGGTGTGCGGACGAAGGCGTCCTCCAGGAGGTGGTGCAGCCGGTGGCTGCCGTCGCCCGTGCCGAGCATCAGGCCGAGGGACTGGAAGGCCTCGACCGTGAACCGGTAGCCGTTGGGGAGGGTCACGTCGTGGGTGAGGAGGTGGTCTGCGACACGGCGGGCCCGCTCGATGTCCTGGGGGTAGCGGGAGTAGTGCGCGGTGACCTTGCGTTCGATGCGCGGGTAGGCCGCGCGGTAGACGTCGTCGGCGTGGGCGTCGAGGGAGGGCAGGCCGCCGGTGATGACGGCGGTGTCCAGGCCCTCGGGGGCGAGGGAGAGGTACGACACCGTGCAGAAGCCGCCGAAGCTCTGGCCGAGCACGGTCCACGGGGCGCCGCCGGTGACCTGCCGCCGGATGGCCTCGCAGTCCCGGACGATGGCGTCGGCGCGGAACCGGGTGAGGTAGTCGGCCTGCTCGGCGGGGCCGCCGCGCAGTGGGAGCGTCTGCCGGGTGGCGGGGGTGGAGCTGCCCGTGCCGCGCTGGTCGAGCAGCAGGACGCGGTAGTCCTTCAGGGCCCGGTCGAGCCAGGCCTGACGTCCGACGAAACGATTCGCCGCGAAGCCGGGGCCGCCCTGGAGATACAGCAGCCACGGCAGCTCCTGCCCGGCCTTGTCGCTCGCGACCCCCTCGCGGGCGTACAGCTCGATCGTCTCGCCGTCCGGGTCGGCGTGGTCGAGGGGCACGGTGAAGCGGCGGTCGGTGAGGATGACACCGGGCTGGCGGTAGCTGAGGCTCAACGGGGCTCCCGGGACGGACGGCAAGGACGGGTCTCAGTTCAGCACATGACCGGGTGCGCGCCGAGCCCCGGGATCATGGTTTGTTACTGAACTTCCGGTCAGCGGGCGGCGAGGCTGGAGCGCCGCACCACCAGCTCCGGCTGGAGCACCACCCGGCGGTGCTCGTGCGTCCGCCCGCCCTCGCCCTGCTCGGTCTCCTCCCGGAGCAGCTCGACGGCACGGTCCTGCGCACATCATGGGGCTGTGGCTGCTCCAGGAGTGCCAACGGGCCTGGGGCGAGCCCGGCTTGGGCACACTGGTGCGCGAGGCGGGCACCGTGACGGCGCTGCGCTCGGTGGCGGACGCCGGGGATGAGGGTTTCTGGCCTCGGGGCGGATACCGGAGCGGATCGCCGCTGCTTCCCGGGCCTCCGGGCAGCCGGTGCCGGAGACCCGCGGGGAGGTCACCCGGTGCGTCCTGGACCGTCGGCCCTCACCTACCAGCGGGCCGTGGCAACGGCGCGGCGGCTCGCCGATCATCCGGTGGACGTGGTGTACATCGTAGGCGGCGGCACCCGCAACGCGCTGCTGTGCCGGCTGACCGCCGGCGCCTGCGGGCTGCCCATGGTGGCCGGCGCGACGGAGGCCGCCGCCCTCGGCAATGTGCTGGTCCAGGCCCGCGCCCAGGGCCTGGTGGGCGACCTCGCCGCGATGCGCCGGCTGCTCACCCGTACCCAGCCGCTGATCCGGTACACGCCCCGGGGTGACGGCGCCCGCCGGAGGGAGGCCGAGGCGCGGCTCGCCACGCGCCGAGCGGCCCTCTCCCCTAGGCGGTGTCCGCCTACTACCCTGCACTCGTCCGATGATCGATCCCGAGGAGCCGCGATGCGTGTCGCCCTGTTCCTGACCTGTGTCAACGACACGCTCTATCCGGACACCGGCCGTGCCGTGGTGAAACTGCTGACCAGACTGGGTGTCGACGTCGACTTCCCGATGGGCCAGAGCTGCTGCGGGCAGGCGCACTACAACACCGGCTACCGGCACGAGGCCGAGCCGCTGGCCCGGCACTTCTCCGATGTCTTCGGAGGCTACGAGGCGATCGTGACCCCGTCCGGGTCCTGCGGGGCGATGGTGCGGGAACTGTATCCGCGGATGGGCGAGCGGGCGCGTGCCGAGGGGCGCGGGGAGTCGCTGGCGCGGACGCTGGCGCCGGTGGTGCCGAAGACGTACGAGCTGACCGAGTTCCTGGTGGACGTGCTCGGCGTGACGGACGTCGGCGCCTACTACCCGCACAAGGTCACCTACCACCCGACCTGTCACGGCCTGCGCTCCCTCGGGCTCGGCGACCGGCCGCGCCGGCTGCTCCAGGCAGTCAAGGGCCTGGAACTGGCCGAGCTGCCGGGTGCCGAGGAGTGCTGTGGGTTCGGCGGCACGTTCGCGCTGAAGAACGCCGAGGTGTCGGCGGCGATGGGCGCGGACAAGGTGCGCAGCGCCGAGTCGACCGGCGCGTCCGTGCTGTGCGCGGCCGACAACTCGTGTCTGATGCACCTCGGCGGCACGATGAGCCGGCTGGGGACCGCCATGCGGCCGGTGCACATCGCGGAGATCCTGGCGAGCACGGAGGAGGAACCGGCGGCATGAGCGGAACGTTCGTCGGCATGCCGGCCTTTCCGAAGGCCGCGCACGATGCCGTTCACAATCCGGTCCTGCGGGGCAATCTGCGGCACGCGACCCACACCATCCGCGCCAAACGGGCCCGCGCGGTCGCCGAGTTGGCGGACTGGGCGGCGCTGCGCGAGGCGGGCCGCCGGATCAAGGACCACACGCTGCGCCATCTCGACCGCTATCTGGTGCAGTTGGAGGAGTCGGTCACGGCGGCGGGCGGTACGGTCCACTGGGCAGCGGATGCGGACGAGGCCAACCGGATCGTCACCCGCCTCGTCAAGGAGACCGGTGAGTCGGAGGTCGTCAAGGTCAAGTCGATGGCGACGCAGGAGATCGGGCTCAACGAAGCCCTTCTCGACGAGGGTATCCGCGCCTACGAGACCGATCTCGCCGAGCTGATCGTGCAGTTGGGCAAGGACCGCCCCTCGCACATCCTGGTGCCGGCCATCCATCGCAACCGGGGTGAGATCCGGGACATCTTCCGCTCGGAGATGGGCGGGTGGGGCCGTCCGGCTCCCGAGGGGCTGACCGACACGCCCGCCGAACTCGCCGAGGCGGCGCGGCTGCACCTGCGCGAGAAGTTCCTGCGGGCCAAGGTCGGCATCTCCGGCGCCAACTTCATGGTGGCCGAGACCGGCACGCTGGTGGTCGTGGAGTCCGAGGGCAACGGCCGGATGTGCCTGACCCTGCCGGAGACGCTGATCTCGGTCGTGGGCATCGAGAAGGTGGTGCCGACCTGGCGGGACCTGGAGGTGTTCCTGCAGACACTCCCCCGCTCCTCCACCGCCGAGCGCATGAACCCGTACACCAGCATGTGGACCGGCACGACGGACTCCGAAACGGCTGACGGGCCCCGGGCCTTCCATCTGGTGCTGCTCGACAACGGCCGCACCGACACCCTCGCCGACCAGGTCGGCCGTCAGGCCCTGCGCTGCATCCGCTGCTCGGCCTGCCTCAACGTCTGTCCCGTCTACGAGCGGGCCGGCGGGCACGCCTACGGCTCGGTGTACCCGGGCCCGATCGGCGCCATCCTCAGCCCCCAGCTCCGGGGCACGGCGAGTGAGATCGACGCCTCCCTGCCGTACGCGTCGAGTCTGTGCGGGGCCTGCTACGAGGTGTGTCCGGTAGCCATCGACATCCCCGAGGTGCTGGTGCACCTGCGGGAGCGGGTCGTCCAGGGCGGTCCGGCGGTGCGGCAGGGCAACAGGGTGGTGCTGAAGCCGGCCAAGGGGCACGCGGCCGAGCGGGCGGCCATGCGCGCTGCGCGCTGGGCGTTCGCCCATCCCGGCGCCCTGCGCACCGGCCAGCGGCTCGCCTCCCGCACCCGCCGGCTGCACCCCCGTACCCTGCCGGGCCCGGGCCGGGCGTGGAGCGGCACCCGGGATCTGCCGGCCGTACCGCCGGAGCCGTTCCGGGACTGGTGGCAGCGCAGCCGGGGCGGAAAGGACGGTGTCAAGTGAGCAGCAGGGACAGGGTGCTGGGCCGGGTGCGGCGGGCGCTCGCCGATGTGACACCGGACGAGAGGCCGTACGAGGAGGCCGTGGGCCGGGACTATCTGCGCGAGCACGGGCGGCGTACGACCGGGCAGACGGTGGAGTTGCTGGCGGAGAACCTGGCGGACTACCGGGCGATCGTGCACCGCAGCGACGCCGAGGAGATGCCGCTCCTCGTCAT
Above is a genomic segment from Streptomyces fodineus containing:
- a CDS encoding alpha/beta fold hydrolase is translated as MSLSYRQPGVILTDRRFTVPLDHADPDGETIELYAREGVASDKAGQELPWLLYLQGGPGFAANRFVGRQAWLDRALKDYRVLLLDQRGTGSSTPATRQTLPLRGGPAEQADYLTRFRADAIVRDCEAIRRQVTGGAPWTVLGQSFGGFCTVSYLSLAPEGLDTAVITGGLPSLDAHADDVYRAAYPRIERKVTAHYSRYPQDIERARRVADHLLTHDVTLPNGYRFTVEAFQSLGLMLGTGDGSHRLHHLLEDAFVRTPFGLELSDAFQEQAQSLLSYAGHPLYALVHESIYGQDTRPTAWAAERIRAEFPQFDAAKALTGDGPVLFTGETIHPWMFDTDPALRPLRETAELLAAHTDWQPLYDPARLAANEVPVVAAVYHDDMYVDTAHSLATAHAIHGLRTWVTNEFEHDGLRSGAPRVLDRLLAMARDEA
- a CDS encoding cytochrome P450 is translated as MAETTQRTHTTDAGLPKGFRSAEQGWPELHRIPHPPRRLPLLGDVLGADRRKPVQDSIRFARELGPIFRRRAFGKEFVFVWGAPLAADLADESRFAKHVGLGVANLRPVAGDGLFTAYNHEPNWQLAHDVLAPGFSREAMEGYHGMMLAVAGRLTGHWDREAAAGRSVDVPGDMTKLTLETIARTGFGHDFGSFERDRPHPFVTAMVGTLSYAQRLNSLPAPLAPLLLRTAARRNAADMAYLNRTVDDLVAERRRSGRGDGDLLDRMLQTAHPETGEKLSAQNVRKQVITFLVAGHETTSGALSFALYYLARHPEIAARARAEVARVWGDTERPGYDQVAKLRYVRRVLDESLRLWPTAPAFAREARQDTVLAGEHPMLRGAWALVLTPMLHRDPEVWGEDAERFDPDRFEAAAVRSRPPHTFKPFGTGARACIGRQFALHEATLVLGLLLRRYDLRADPAYRLTVTERLTVIPEGLRLGLEPRPAPTRAAEGTLAATPETSTPETCPAHAVPAPDVHRRMQ
- a CDS encoding patatin-like protein codes for the protein MNDTSTQLTPVELRLAAVFTGGVSLAVWMGGVAREMNLLTQAHANATDGGQVRAKYRELLELLRLDVRLDVLSGTSAGGINAACLGLANARGSDLGGLRDLWLDEGALGGLLRSPSEPAPPSLLKGDDVLLTGLRKALEGLPSPHGAASPTHVFITTTLLDGVQRTFRDDYGTAVRDVDHHGLFTFAPEDLAKDGVQDALALAARASASFPVAFEPAYVPVGTARPASHPDMSAYLAAGCATQFCADGGLLANRPLGPALQAIFDRPAGKEVRRVLTYVVPCVGTPPVRHAAQATGVPGMGPALLRDLDAALSQTVSGELKALADHNDRVTARRRREEWLVRLVPPDDATTEDEMYAQYRDGWIHDHARSAAQRNLARTTGRRARNQRPAGYGSDLEDLAHTIGAALRANIPMTLPAPDAPDLYGTLARFGLAPLDGARATVLGVLHDARGKASPGIRGTLDGLAAQVLENAGNRPGQGPGQSVTAVGDLLELPSGRGGPDPLPVDAALEEAYGRIEATARQWAQSWQQLAQIVLAARKSLVEPGLAGPLLAFLAAPVASAPAPAGTVARRLFFLQTAQRIFSPGELVAPQTVELVQVSADTRTLLDPRSLAADKLTGLQLHHFGAFYKRSWRANDWMWGRLDGAGWLVHILLSPQRLSQLARTRAAGDDARDFVLGELARIAGELPESQGDAIRDELAFLGAPSAHRCGSSLPLTSLWVARALQRLIAAEELPCVALQAKRDREAGAAPEATEFERDCGQPTVTAADAERLLNECRVSEQTFAAEVGTPLLTRTLVQTAGVAVNAALAATAGREGPRILLSGMRGALRLAHTALRAALLGDRAWRSSAS
- a CDS encoding (Fe-S)-binding protein — translated: MRVALFLTCVNDTLYPDTGRAVVKLLTRLGVDVDFPMGQSCCGQAHYNTGYRHEAEPLARHFSDVFGGYEAIVTPSGSCGAMVRELYPRMGERARAEGRGESLARTLAPVVPKTYELTEFLVDVLGVTDVGAYYPHKVTYHPTCHGLRSLGLGDRPRRLLQAVKGLELAELPGAEECCGFGGTFALKNAEVSAAMGADKVRSAESTGASVLCAADNSCLMHLGGTMSRLGTAMRPVHIAEILASTEEEPAA
- a CDS encoding LutB/LldF family L-lactate oxidation iron-sulfur protein, whose product is MSGTFVGMPAFPKAAHDAVHNPVLRGNLRHATHTIRAKRARAVAELADWAALREAGRRIKDHTLRHLDRYLVQLEESVTAAGGTVHWAADADEANRIVTRLVKETGESEVVKVKSMATQEIGLNEALLDEGIRAYETDLAELIVQLGKDRPSHILVPAIHRNRGEIRDIFRSEMGGWGRPAPEGLTDTPAELAEAARLHLREKFLRAKVGISGANFMVAETGTLVVVESEGNGRMCLTLPETLISVVGIEKVVPTWRDLEVFLQTLPRSSTAERMNPYTSMWTGTTDSETADGPRAFHLVLLDNGRTDTLADQVGRQALRCIRCSACLNVCPVYERAGGHAYGSVYPGPIGAILSPQLRGTASEIDASLPYASSLCGACYEVCPVAIDIPEVLVHLRERVVQGGPAVRQGNRVVLKPAKGHAAERAAMRAARWAFAHPGALRTGQRLASRTRRLHPRTLPGPGRAWSGTRDLPAVPPEPFRDWWQRSRGGKDGVK
- a CDS encoding pentapeptide repeat-containing protein, translating into MPDQTAGPAGDLRGDCARCFGLCCVALPFAASADFALNKPAGKPCPNLGGDHRCGIHADLRKKGFTGCTVYDCFGAGQKVSQVTFGGQDWRTGPKEHARRMFDVFPVVRQLHELLWYLTEALGLPAARPVHPELRRALEETERLTLQTPEELAALDVAAHRQQVNVLLLRTSELARAGALSGKGKKGKAKDRRGADLIGARLRGADLRGASLRGAYLIAADLTGADLREADMIGADLRDADLTDADLTGAFFLTQPQLNAARGSGGTRLPKSVTRPAHWPAAD
- a CDS encoding TetR/AcrR family transcriptional regulator; this translates as MPANQGERARRRLSTEERREQLLSVGAKLFSESPYDDVWIEQVAEIAGVSRGLLYHYFPTKRDFFAAVVERESERMLRMTAAVPGVPVREQLTAGLDTYLGYVQAHAHGFRAFHRADAAGDQAVRRVYQRALAAQERQILAALAADPEFGPAFEGAPQVRLAVRGWLAFTTAVCLEWLRDGELTREQVRDLCARALLGVIA